The nucleotide sequence CGCCAGCGCGTGACCTGGAAAGGCGTTGCGATGATCGCGCACGCCTGGGCGCTCATTATCGCCGCGATCGCTCTGGTCGCGTGGTGGCCCAATCCCGTCACCTACGTTCTCGCCGTGGCCATCATCGGTTCGCGCCAGCTTGGCCTCGCCATCCTGATGCATGACGGCGCGCATGGCTGCCTGTCCGCCGACGAGAAGACCAATCTCACTCTGAGCCAGTGGTTCTGTGCCTATCCGCTGTTTGCGGAGACGCGCAGCTACCGGCGCTATCACCTTCAGCATCATGCGCGCACCCAGCAGGAGGACGATCCCGATCTCGTGCTGTCGGCGCCGTTTCCGATCACGAAGCTGAGCTACCGCCGCAAGTTCATCCGCGACATCACCGGACAGACCGGCTACCAGCAGCGCAAGGCGCAGCTGCTCAACGCGCTCGGCGCGAAGGACTGGCCGTGGCGGCAGCGCCTGGCGCATTTCTGGGACAAGCTCGGTCCCCAATGCATCGTGAATGCCGTGATGTTCGCCGCGCTCGCGGCGGCCGGGGTGTGGTGGGCCTACCCACTGCTATGGCTGGTGCCGCTCCTGACATGGATGATGGTCATCACCCGCATCCGCAACATTGCAGAGCACGCCGTCGTCCCCGACAGCAGCGATCCCTTGCGCAACACCCGCACCACCCATGCCAATTTTCTGGAGCGCCTGTTCATCGCGCCATACTACGTGAACTACCACCTCGAGCATCATCTGCTGTTCTACGTGCCCTGCTACAATCTGCCGAAGGTCCATCGCCTGCTCAGCGAGAGCCGGCATGCCGGACGCATGGAGGTGCAGTCGGGCTACGCAGCCGTGCTGCGGCTGGCGACGGCGAAGCCGAACCGGGATGACCGCCCGGGCCAGTTGGTGAACAGCGCGCGCCGTGCACAGGCAGGGGCGGCGGTCGACGCCAACCAGACCAATGGTGGATTTTAGGAGACCACATCCCAGTTGAATGCACGCCCAAGTTCCCATCTTGGCTTGACATTCTGGCCCCGGACGGTGTCTACGGCCCCCTTTGGAGCGTGATCCGGAACCATGGCCCAAGGCCGTGCGTAATCGGCTGCCGGTTCTCGCAGGGATCATGCCCGACAAGCAGGGAGCGCCGATGACGGCAGCATTCACATTTCCGGGGCAGGGTTCCCAGGCGGTTGGTATGGGCAGGGCCCTGGCCGACGCCTTTCCGGTGGCGCGCGCCGTGTTCGACGAGGTCGATGCCGCGCTTTCCGAGAAGCTGACGGCGATCATCTGGGATGGCCCGGCAGAAACCCTCCAGCTCACCGAGAACGCCCAGCCGGCGCTGATGGCGGTGTCTGTCGCCACCCTGCGCGTGCTGGAGGCCGAGGCCGGGTTTTCCGTCGGACGGGATGCGGCCTTCGTTGCCGGCCACTCGCTGGGTGAATATTCGGCGCTGGCTGCCGCCGGCAGCCTGACGATTTCGGACACCGCGCGGCTGCTTCGCACCCGCGGTCTTGCAATGCAGAAAGCCGTGCCGGTCGGCGTCGGCGCGATGGCCGCGCTGCTCGGCCTCGACTACGAGGCCGCGATGGAGGTCGCCACCGAGGCGGCGCAGGGGCAGGTCTGCCAGGCCGCCAACGACAATGGCGGCGGACAGGTGGTCGTCTCCGGCGACAAGGCCGCGGTCGATCGCGCCGTCGAGATCGCCAAGACCAAGGGCGCCAAGCGCGCAATGTTGCTGCCGGTGTCTGCCCCGTTCCATTGCAAGCTGATGCAGCCTGCGGCCGACGCCATGGCGGAAGCGCTGGCCAAGGTCACGATCAAGGCGCCGGCCGCGCCGCTGGTGTCGAACGTGCTCGCAAGCGCCATCACCGATCCCGACGAAATCCGCCGCCGTCTGGTCGAGCAGGTCACCGGCACGGTGCGCTGGCGCGAGTCGGTTGCCTATATGGCAGGGCAGGGCGTCACCCGCTTCTTCGAGATCGGCGCCGGCAAGGTGCTGACCGGTCTCGTCAAGCGCATCGCGGACGGCGCCGTCGGCGTTGCGGTCGGCGGCCCGAACGACATTGCCGCCGCTAAGGATGCATTGGCCGCTGCGAAGCAGGGCTAGAGGAGTACTCAATGTTCGATCTGACAGGCAAAAAGGCGCTCGTCACCGGGGCGACCGGCGGCATCGGCGGCGCGATCGCGCAGGCGCTGCATGCGCAGGGCGCCACCGTCGCGATCTCGGGGACGCGCAAGGACGTGCTGGATGAGCTTGCCGGCAAGCTTGGCGAGCGCACGCATGTGCTGCCCTGCAATCTCTCCAAGGCCGACGAGGTCGAGGCGCTGGTGCCCGCCGCGGAAGCTGCGATGGGACAGGTCGATATCCTCGTCGCCAATGCCGGCATCACGCGTGACAATCTCTTCGTCCAGCTCCGCGATGAGGACTGGGAGGAGGTCATCAACATCAATCTGACCTCGACCTTCCGCCTGGCGCGCGCCGCCACCAAATTGATGATGCGCAAGCGCTTCGGCCGCATCATCGCCATCACCTCGGTGGTCGGCGTCACCGGCAATCCCGGGCAGGGCAACTACACCGCCTCGAAGGCGGGCCTGATCGGCATGATCAAGACGCTGGGGGCCGAATATGCCAAGCGCGGCGTGACCGCGAACTGCATCGCCCCGGGCTTCATCAAGACGCCGATGACCGATGCGCTCAACGACAAGCAGCGCGAGACGATTCTGACCAAGGTTCCGGCCAACCGCCTGGGGACGCCAGAGGACATCGCCGCGGCCGCCGTCTACCTGAGTTCGAACGAAGCAGCCTACGTCACGGGGCAAACAATCCACGTGAACGGTGGCATGGCCATGATCTGACCTCTCGTCCCGCACTGCCCACATGGGCGGCGCGGGATGCGGCAAACGGCCGTTTCCGGAGCGAAATGAGGCTTGTAGTCAAGGCAGTTGAAGTATGATAACCGGACCATCAACGGATGGGCAAAGAACGCCATTGCAGGTTTTTGAAACCCTGTATATTGGCGATGCGGAGCCTTGGCCGTCATTCGCCGGGCCTGCATCGGTTAGGGTGGGGCCAAATCAAAGTTCGTAAGCGAAGACAGTCAACGACCACGACGGCTCGTATCGTCCCGGGGGGTCGGGTCTACAGGGAACAACACGAGGTTATGCAATGAGTGACATTGGCGAGCGGGTTAAGAAGATCGTGGTCGAACACCTTGGTGTTGAACCCGAGAAGGTTGTCGACGCAGCGAGCTTCATCGACGACCTCGGCGCCGACAGTCTGGACACCGTCGAATTGGTGATGGCGTTCGAAGAAGAATTCGGTTGCGAGATTCCGGACGACGCCGCGGAGACGATTCTCACCGTCGGCGACGCGACGAAATTTCTCGAGAAGAACGCGAAGAGCTAAGGCTCTTCATTTTCGCGGGGACAACATTGAAACCGGACGGGCCGCTGACCAGCGGTCAGCCGGTTTCTTGTTATTGGCCGTGAATCTTTCGATGCGGAGTTTTCGGATATGAGACGGGTTGTCGTCACGGGTCTCGGCATGGTGTCGCCGCTCGGCTGCGGCGTCGAGCCGACCTGGAAACGCATCCTCAACGGCGAAAGCGGTGCGCGAGCGATCGAGAGCTTCGATGTCTCCGATCTCCTGACCAAATACGCCTGCACGGTCGTGCGGGGCGACGGCACCAACGACACCTTCAATCCCGACAAATGGATGGAGCCGAAGGACCAGCGCAAGGTCGACGACTTCATCATCTTCGGCATGGCCGCAGCCGGCCAGGCGCTCGACGATGCCAACTGGCATCCCGAGACCGAAGAGGACAAATGCGCGACCGGCACCATGATCGGGTCCGGCATCGGTGGTCTCACCGGCATTGCCGACACCGCGATCCTCCTGAAGGAACGCGGACCGCGCCGGGTGTCGCCGTTCTTCATTCCGGGCCGCCTGATCAATCTCGCCTCCGGCTATGTCTCGATCGCGCATGGTCTGAAGGGCCCGAACCATTCGGTGGTCACGGCCTGCTCGACCGGCGCGCATGCGGTCGGCGATGCCGCCCGCCTGATTGCGCTGGGCGATGCCGACGTCATGGTGGCCGGCGGCGCAGAATCGCCGATCAGCCGCATCGGCATTGCCGGTTTCAACGCCGCGCGTGCGCTCTCGACCGGCTTCAACGGGACGCCCGAGAAGGCCTCGCGTCCCTACGACAAGGACCGTGATGGTTTTGTGATGGGCGAGGGCGCCGGCGTCCTGGTGCTCGAGGAACTCGAGCACGCCCAGCGCCGCGGCGCCAGGATCTATGCCGAGGTGATCGGCTACGGTCTTTCGGGTGATGCCTATCACATTACGTCGCCGGCGCCCGATGGCGATGGCGGCTTCCGCAGCATGTCGGCCGCGCTCAAGCGCGCCGGCCTCACGGCGTCCGATCTCGACTACATCAACGCGCACGGCACCTCGACGCCGCTTGGCGACGAGATCGAGCTCAGTGCGGTGGAGCGCCTGCTCGGCAACGCCGCCTCCAAGGTCGCGATGTCCTCGACCAAATCCTCGACCGGCCATCTTCTCGGCGCCGCCGGCGCGATCGAGGCGATCTTCGCCATTCTCGCGATTCGCGATAATGTCGTTCCGCCGACCATCAACCTGGACAATCCGTCGGTCGAGACCGCGATCGATCTCGTGCCGCATAAGGCGAAGAAGCGCGAGGTCAACATCGCGTTGTCGAATTCTTTTGGTTTTGGCGGTACCAACGCGTCGGTCATCGTCCGGCGTCTGGTCCATTAGTTTGTTGTTGCGACGAATCCACCGTTTTGCCGTATTCGGCGATAGTCATGGAAGTGGGCGCGCGCATTTGGCTCGGCAAGCGATTGCCTGGCCGCGATTGAACCGGCAGGATTCAGGTTGCTTCGATGAGTGAAAGGCCGCCCATTTCGCCCCGGAGTCCGCGGGCAGCGCTCGAGCCCGAGCAGGTCCCGCCGCCGCCGAAGCGGTCGGACCGGGCGCGCAATCCGTTTGTGATCGTCGGCAACGCCATCATCACCCTGCTGCTGATCGCCATGATCGGCGCCGGCGGCGTCTATTATTACGGCCGCCAGGTGCTCGAGGCGCCGGGGCCGCTGAAGGACGACAAGATCGTCAACATCCCGCAGCGTGCGGGCAAGCGCGACATCGCCGAGACGCTGAACCGGGAAGGCGTCACCGACGTCAATCCGTGGGTGTTCATCGCCAGCGTCGCCGCGCTGAAGGCGAGCTCGGACCTCAAGCCCGGTGAATATTCGTTCCAGAAAAACGCCTCCTTGCGCGACGTCATCGGTACCATCGTCGAGGGCAAGGTGGTGCAGCATTCCGTCACGATCCCGGAGGGCCTGACCTCCGAGCAGATCGTGGCGCGCCTGTCCGACAACGACATCTTCACCGGCAGCGTGCGCGAGCTGCCGCGCGAAGGCACGCTGTTGCCCGAGACCTACAAATTCCCGCGCGGCGCCCCGCGTGAGCAGGTGATTCAACGCATGCAGCAGGCGCACAAGCGCGTGCTGGCCGAGATCTGGGAGCGCCGCAGCCAGGACATCCCGGTCAAGACGCCGGAGCAATTGGTGACGCTGGCCTCGATCGTCGAGAAGGAGACCGGCAAGCCCGACGAGCGCAGCCGTGTTGCGGCCGTGTTCGCCAACCGGCTGAAGCAGAAGATCAAGCTGCAGTCCGATCCGACCATCATCTACGGCCTGGTCGGCGGCAAAGGCACGCTGGGCCGTCCGATCAAGCGCAGCGAGATCACGCAGCCTTCGCCCTACAACACCTATGTGATCGAGGGATTGCCGCCGGGCCCGATCTCCAACCCCGGCCGCGCCTCGCTGGAAGCCACCGCCAACCCCGCCCGCACCCGCGACCTCTATTTCGTCGCCGACGGCACCGGCGGGCACGCCTTCACCGAGACTTACGACGCGCACCAGAAGAACGTCGCCAAGCTCCGCGCGATGGAAAAGCAGATCCAGAACGACACGGTCGAGCCGGCCGAGGACGCGCCGCCGCCGGCCGCCGCGGCGCCCGGCGCTGCGACCGATACGCCGACGGCGACGACGCCGGCACGGCCCAATCAGCAGAAGAAGCAGCCGTCGCGGCCCGCAGGTCCGGCGCCGGCCCGGCAGGGCGCGGTGCAGCCGTCGCCACCCGTGGTGCAGCGCTAGGCTCTATGCAGACCTGCCTACGGCGCTTTGCGGATTCCACTTTCCTGCAAAATAGTCTTAAGATTCGCGTGGCCTGATGGCCTCGCGAATCCCATGTTCCGGAGAATCTTATCTAATGGCGCTGTCGTCCATGACCGGCTTTGCCCGAAGCCACGGCGCTAGCGGGCCGTACACGTTCGAATGGGAATTGAAGTCGGTCAACGCCAAGGGCTTTGACCTCAGGGTACGGCTGCCGCAGGGGTTCGACGAGCTCGAGGCCCACGCCAAGAAACGCGCCGGCGAGCTGTTGTCGCGCGGCACCGTCTACGCCAATCTCAACGTCAAGCGCGCCAATGCCGCGGCCTCGGTCCGCGTCAACGAGGACGTGCTCAACGCCGTCCTCAAGGCCGCCGCCATGATCGCCGGCAAGGTCGACGCGGTCGCGCCGAGCATCGACGGCCTGCTCGCCATCAAGGGCGTCGTCGAGGTCGCAGAACCCGAGGGCGACGAGGAGGAGGACAAGGCCGCGCGTGCCGCTGCGGCCGAAGCCTTCGACAAGGCGCTCGCCGATCTCGTCGAGATGCGCAGGCGCGAGGGGACCTCGCTCGGGCAGATCCTGACCCAGCGGGTCGACGAGGTCGAGCAGCTGGCGAAGAAAGCGGAAGGTTCGCCCGGTCGCAAGCCGGAGGCGATCAAGGCGAGGCTCGCCGAGCAGATCGCAACCCTGCTCGATACTTCCGACCGTTTCGATTCCGACCGCCTGATGCAGGAGGCGATCCTGATCGCGACCAGGGCCGACATCCGCGAGGAGCTCGACCGCATCGCTTCCCATATCGCGCAGGCGCGCGAACTGATCGGCAAGGGCGGTCCGATCGGGCGCAAGCTCGACTTCCTGGCGCAGGAGTTTCACCGCGAGGTCAACACCTGCTGCTCGAAGTCGAACGACATCGAGCTGACCAATACGGGGCTCGCCATGAAGAACGTGGTCGAGCAGTTCCGCGAGCAGGTCCAGAATCTGGAGTGATCGATGACGACGGGCGGGCACGGAACTGACGGTGTCGAGCGGCGTGGATTGATGTTCGTACTGTCCTCGCCGTCGGGCGCGGGCAAGACGACGCTGTCGCGTCTGTTGATCGACCGCATGCCCGGCCTGAAAATGTCGGTGTCCGCGACCACGCGGGCGATGCGGCCGGGCGAGGTCGACGGGCGCGACTATCTGTTCGTCGACAAGGCCAGGTTCGACGCGATGGTGAAGGGCGACGAGCTCTTGGAATGGGCCACCGTGTTCGACAACAGCTACGGCACGCCGCGGGGCCCCGTCGAGGTGGCGCTGTCAGCCGGGCAGGATGTTTTGTTCGACATCGACTGGCAGGGCACGCAGCAGCTCCGCGAAAAAGCGCGCGCCGACGTCGTCAGCGTGTTCATCCTGCCGCCTTCGGCGGCCGATCTCGAGAAGCGGCTGCATTCGCGCGCGCAGGATTCCGACGAGGTGATCCGCAAGCGCATGAGCCGCGCCAGCCACGAGATGAGCCACTGGGCCGAGTACGACTACATCGTCATCAATCACGACGTCGACGAGGCCTTCGCCGAGGTGCAGTCGATCCTGAAGGCCGAGCGCCTCAAGCGCGAGCGGCGGACTGGCCTCGTGGGGTTCGTGCGAAATCTGCAAGGTCAGCTTCAGGGCTAGGCTGCTTCAGCCGCGGCCCTTCCTGCGCCAGACGCTCCAGCATCGCCGTGATCACGTCGACATCGACGGCGTCCTCGAGTTGCAGGTCTTCCTTGAGCTGCAAGTCTTCCTCGAGCTGCGCGTCTTCGTCGCGATCGGTCGGCTCTTCGTCGTTGATGCCGTTGACCGCGAGCCGGGGTGCTGATGCCTCGATCTCGAATTCGCCGTTGAAGATGTCGGCCTCGTCGAGTTCGTCCGCGACCTCGTCGGGGGCGGGACGGGACTGTGCGGCGATCCTGCCGATCTCGATGCTGAAGGCGGCAAGCTGTGCTGCTTGGGGACGCGCGGCTTGCGGATCCGGCGCTTGGGGCGGTGCGGCTTGGGGCTGTGGGGCTTGCGGCTTCGGAGCTTGCGGACGCGCGGCATCGAAATCCACCGGGCGCGGCTGCTGCGCGCGCGGCGCATCAGCCGCCGTCGCGTTGAGCCAGGGCGCACGGCCGTCGTCGAGAGCGTGAGGCTCGAAATTGTCCCAGTTGACGCGGCGATGGTCGGTCTGGACACGGACGCGTCCACCGGCGAAGCGGTAGACGATGCTAGCGAGGATGCCCGCGAGCGCGAGCGCGCCGCCGATGACGAGCAGCAGCATCTGGATCGAGCCGGTCGGCTTGTCGGTGCTGCTGTCTGCTGCGGCGAGGGCCACCGGGGATTTCGACGGCTTTGCGCTCGGCTGCGTGGCCGCGGCGACAGGCGCGGGCGCGGCCTGCGGTGCGGGCGAAGCGGTCGTGGTGGAGGACGTATCGGCCCAGCGCGCCGCAACGGCAGACTGCTGTGCGCTGCTGTCGGCCGTCGGGCTCGCGGCTTGTTGCGTCGGCGCCGGCTGTGCCGTCGTCTTCGGAACGACGGCACCCTGCGGCGTCAGATATTCGGCGCGTGCGTCCTGCACTGACTGCGGCTGCGGCGCGGCTGACTCTGCTGTCGGCGTATCGGGCGCAGCCTGCGCGGTCTGTGTGACCTTGCCGCCTTCGGCGCGCAGATACCAGCACTGCCGCTTGGTCGCGCGCTCGAGGCGATAGTGCCAATGCTGTCCCTGCGGCGCTGCGCCCTTCGGCGAGGCGAGACAGTCGCTCGCGGCATTCGCCGGGCTCGTTGCCGTTGGTGCATTCTGCGACACGGCGGCCAGTGGCGCGCCGGCGATGATGCTGCCGACTAGCGCGGATATGAATTTTGCGGTGCGGTTGCCCATCCTGGTCTCCCGGTTACGCATGACGCAACTCTTGACCTGCCCTTTGTCTTCAAAGACTTGGGTGGCAATGAGCCGCAAATCCGGAGAGGATGTGGCTTGAATCGGGCCTGCGCGGCGTTCGTTCCGCCGCGAAATCAGGCATTTTCGGGGGGCTATTGCTTGGTCGAGCTCCAGCTTCCGCCGCAGCCGTCCGAGCGGCGCCACGTTCCGGAACCGCTGCGGCCGGACAGGCGGCCCGCCCCGGTGAAGGTCACGCCGTCGCCTTGACCGAACGTGCTGACCGAGCCGCCCGCGCTGACGGT is from Bradyrhizobium xenonodulans and encodes:
- the gmk gene encoding guanylate kinase, which produces MTTGGHGTDGVERRGLMFVLSSPSGAGKTTLSRLLIDRMPGLKMSVSATTRAMRPGEVDGRDYLFVDKARFDAMVKGDELLEWATVFDNSYGTPRGPVEVALSAGQDVLFDIDWQGTQQLREKARADVVSVFILPPSAADLEKRLHSRAQDSDEVIRKRMSRASHEMSHWAEYDYIVINHDVDEAFAEVQSILKAERLKRERRTGLVGFVRNLQGQLQG
- the fabD gene encoding ACP S-malonyltransferase, whose protein sequence is MTAAFTFPGQGSQAVGMGRALADAFPVARAVFDEVDAALSEKLTAIIWDGPAETLQLTENAQPALMAVSVATLRVLEAEAGFSVGRDAAFVAGHSLGEYSALAAAGSLTISDTARLLRTRGLAMQKAVPVGVGAMAALLGLDYEAAMEVATEAAQGQVCQAANDNGGGQVVVSGDKAAVDRAVEIAKTKGAKRAMLLPVSAPFHCKLMQPAADAMAEALAKVTIKAPAAPLVSNVLASAITDPDEIRRRLVEQVTGTVRWRESVAYMAGQGVTRFFEIGAGKVLTGLVKRIADGAVGVAVGGPNDIAAAKDALAAAKQG
- the mltG gene encoding endolytic transglycosylase MltG: MSERPPISPRSPRAALEPEQVPPPPKRSDRARNPFVIVGNAIITLLLIAMIGAGGVYYYGRQVLEAPGPLKDDKIVNIPQRAGKRDIAETLNREGVTDVNPWVFIASVAALKASSDLKPGEYSFQKNASLRDVIGTIVEGKVVQHSVTIPEGLTSEQIVARLSDNDIFTGSVRELPREGTLLPETYKFPRGAPREQVIQRMQQAHKRVLAEIWERRSQDIPVKTPEQLVTLASIVEKETGKPDERSRVAAVFANRLKQKIKLQSDPTIIYGLVGGKGTLGRPIKRSEITQPSPYNTYVIEGLPPGPISNPGRASLEATANPARTRDLYFVADGTGGHAFTETYDAHQKNVAKLRAMEKQIQNDTVEPAEDAPPPAAAAPGAATDTPTATTPARPNQQKKQPSRPAGPAPARQGAVQPSPPVVQR
- a CDS encoding acyl carrier protein — encoded protein: MSDIGERVKKIVVEHLGVEPEKVVDAASFIDDLGADSLDTVELVMAFEEEFGCEIPDDAAETILTVGDATKFLEKNAKS
- a CDS encoding fatty acid desaturase family protein, with amino-acid sequence MTALRMRARDFLTDDQLADVRQRVTWKGVAMIAHAWALIIAAIALVAWWPNPVTYVLAVAIIGSRQLGLAILMHDGAHGCLSADEKTNLTLSQWFCAYPLFAETRSYRRYHLQHHARTQQEDDPDLVLSAPFPITKLSYRRKFIRDITGQTGYQQRKAQLLNALGAKDWPWRQRLAHFWDKLGPQCIVNAVMFAALAAAGVWWAYPLLWLVPLLTWMMVITRIRNIAEHAVVPDSSDPLRNTRTTHANFLERLFIAPYYVNYHLEHHLLFYVPCYNLPKVHRLLSESRHAGRMEVQSGYAAVLRLATAKPNRDDRPGQLVNSARRAQAGAAVDANQTNGGF
- a CDS encoding YicC/YloC family endoribonuclease, with protein sequence MALSSMTGFARSHGASGPYTFEWELKSVNAKGFDLRVRLPQGFDELEAHAKKRAGELLSRGTVYANLNVKRANAAASVRVNEDVLNAVLKAAAMIAGKVDAVAPSIDGLLAIKGVVEVAEPEGDEEEDKAARAAAAEAFDKALADLVEMRRREGTSLGQILTQRVDEVEQLAKKAEGSPGRKPEAIKARLAEQIATLLDTSDRFDSDRLMQEAILIATRADIREELDRIASHIAQARELIGKGGPIGRKLDFLAQEFHREVNTCCSKSNDIELTNTGLAMKNVVEQFREQVQNLE
- the fabG gene encoding 3-oxoacyl-[acyl-carrier-protein] reductase, whose translation is MFDLTGKKALVTGATGGIGGAIAQALHAQGATVAISGTRKDVLDELAGKLGERTHVLPCNLSKADEVEALVPAAEAAMGQVDILVANAGITRDNLFVQLRDEDWEEVININLTSTFRLARAATKLMMRKRFGRIIAITSVVGVTGNPGQGNYTASKAGLIGMIKTLGAEYAKRGVTANCIAPGFIKTPMTDALNDKQRETILTKVPANRLGTPEDIAAAAVYLSSNEAAYVTGQTIHVNGGMAMI
- the fabF gene encoding beta-ketoacyl-ACP synthase II, coding for MRRVVVTGLGMVSPLGCGVEPTWKRILNGESGARAIESFDVSDLLTKYACTVVRGDGTNDTFNPDKWMEPKDQRKVDDFIIFGMAAAGQALDDANWHPETEEDKCATGTMIGSGIGGLTGIADTAILLKERGPRRVSPFFIPGRLINLASGYVSIAHGLKGPNHSVVTACSTGAHAVGDAARLIALGDADVMVAGGAESPISRIGIAGFNAARALSTGFNGTPEKASRPYDKDRDGFVMGEGAGVLVLEELEHAQRRGARIYAEVIGYGLSGDAYHITSPAPDGDGGFRSMSAALKRAGLTASDLDYINAHGTSTPLGDEIELSAVERLLGNAASKVAMSSTKSSTGHLLGAAGAIEAIFAILAIRDNVVPPTINLDNPSVETAIDLVPHKAKKREVNIALSNSFGFGGTNASVIVRRLVH